Proteins encoded within one genomic window of Cucumis sativus cultivar 9930 chromosome 3, Cucumber_9930_V3, whole genome shotgun sequence:
- the LOC101208579 gene encoding coiled-coil domain-containing protein 18: protein MFKSWNKKQKIKAVFKLQFQATQVPKLKKPALMISLVPDDVGKPTVKLEKAAIQDGTCFWENPVYETVKLVREIKTGKINEKIYHFVVATGSSKSGFVGEASIDFADFEAETEPMTVSLPLKFANSGAILHVTIHKMEGDNDQRDYEENGVATLQHENSFNSQLSFSSTEGNHYPTENGNINTLHEDGEQIGNSGVSPGSNSANFASHWASNNVERNTQQDSRSMKNAIQSPTLLSPLRQNSMPKKTTVDTARVKSHAHKRSNTEWSLGSVSDGSFGDSANSIEENPSREKMHHLSNNSIETVKNENIMLMRKLEVTELELQSLRKQVTKETIQGQNLSRQIICLAEERDALKTECKQLKFLKKCSDEAENSKTFKSEIKEARLQLAAIGEELNQEKELRTDLQLQLQKTQESNSDLVLAVRDLEDMVELKNGVIADLSRSLESSESDRERKVVYDFKEDYFENPKVSKESIQEYENAKEVDMLKREIKDLNGEIEMHLKNIEELEMHLEQLMLDNEILKQENKDISAKFERNEKEYLRKQNEYSGSLAVIKELESEMERLEEKLQIQTEEFSESLISINELEGQIKRLERELENQTREYHDELSTIKHANVQLEKMAIEAKEVLSKTRWKNAIKSVSIRERSKKFSMEMASKLSDKENRIIKAAKEINELRLQKIVLKEMLQKSNEESRRNREKSEEKLQDLSFQLEIKTNEIHNMSVELDNKSRQLEDVKKHEDYQQEEIQMLKSNIETLHLEKHIAKQGESEQPQCSISEMQAVEERRKGKEILEKEIAFSKREAEKALEELTRMRASKHEQDTLIDKLLAEMENLRAQINDLKKESQTEKSEKENLRKQVLDLKSELQNKERSSAMPNMKFETRETSALNQNLESAHNGSQMLPHAIQELSTSEEVTQLLQDNRSVITITSYKEAKVDQNNVHEALRGRKMDSESSYKELKSSTSSKNNEDCYIDLLTEMSSLKERNKTMERELKEMEERYSEISLKFAEVEGERQQLVMTVRNLKNSKRI from the exons ATGTTTAAATCATGGAACAAGAAACAGAAGATCAAAGCTGTATTCAAATTGCAGTTCCAGGCAACACAG GTACCGAAGTTAAAGAAGCCGGCTTTGATGATATCTTTGGTGCCAGATGATGTGGGAAAGCCAACAGTGAAGCTTGAGAAAGCTGCTATTCAAGATGGAACTTGTTTCTGGGAGAACCCTGTTTATGAAACAGTCAAGCTTGTTAGGGAAATAAAAACAGGAAAAATCAATGAGaaaatttaccattttgttgTTGCAACT GGATCATCAAAATCTGGCTTTGTTGGCGAAGCTTCAATTGATTTTGCAGATTTTGAAGCAGAAACTGAACCCATGACAGTTTCCCTTCCTCTTAAGTTTGCAAACTCTGGCGCCATATTACAT GTGACTATTCACAAGATGGAGGGGGACAATGACCAAAG AGATTATGAAGAGAATGGAGTTGCGACACTTCAACATGAGAACAGCTTTAATAGCCAGCTTAGCTTCTCTAGTACAGAAGGAAACCATTATCCCACAGAA AATGGCAACATAAATACTTTACATGAGGATGGAGAACAAATTGGCAACTCTGGAGTGTCCCCCGGCTCTAATTCTGCTAACTTTGCTTCACACTGGGCTAGTAATAACGTTGAAAGAAATACTCAACAGGATTCCAGATCAATGAAGAATGCTATTCAAAGTCCTACTCTCTTGTCACCCCTTAGACAGAACTCCATGCCTAAGAAGACAACAGTGGACACCGCTAGAGTGAAAAGCCATGCACATAAGCGGTCAAATACAGAATGGTCATTGGGTTCAGTTTCAGATGGTAGTTTTGGTGACTCAGCAAATAGTATTGAAGAAAACCCTTCGAGGGAAAAGATGCACCACCTATCAAATAATTCCATCGAGACAgtaaaaaatgagaatattATGCTCATGAGAAAGCTAGAAGTAACAGAATTGGAGTTGCAGTCTCTTCGTAAACAGGTCACAAAGGAGACTATACAAGGGCAAAATCTTTCACGACAAATCATTTGCCTTGCTGAGGAAAGAGATGCACTCAAAACAGAGTGCAAACAACTCAAATTCTTGAAGAAATGTAGTGATGAAGCAGAGAACTCAAAAACTTTCAAGTCTGAGATAAAGGAAGCAAGGCTACAGCTGGCAGCAATAGGGGAAGAGCTTAACCAGGAAAAGGAATTACGAACTGATCTTCAGCTACAACTGCAGAAAACACAAGAGTCTAACTCTGATTTAGTTCTTGCTGTGAGGGATCTTGAAGACATGGTTGAGCTAAAAAATGGGGTAATAGCTGATCTTTCAAGAAGTCTAGAATCCTCAGAGAGCGATAGGGAACGGAAAgttgtttatgattttaaagaGGATTATTTTGAGAACCCAAAAGTCTCAAAAGAATCAATTCaagaatatgaaaatgccAAGGAAGTGGACATGTTGAAACGAGAGATCAAAGATTTGAATGGAGAAATAGAAATGCATTTGAAGAACATAGAAGAGCTAGAGATGCATTTAGAACAACTCATGTTAGACAATGAAATTCTCaagcaagaaaacaaagatattTCTGCAAAGTTCGagagaaatgagaaagaatATCTCAGAAAACAGAATGAATACTCAGGTTCTCTGGCTGTTATAAAAGAGCTGGAATCTGAAATGGAAAGGCTAGAGGAAAAACTCCAAATACAAACCGAGGAGTTTTCAGAATCTTTGATCTCAATCAATGAGCTAGAAGGTCAGATCAAGCGTTTGGAGAGAGAATTGGAAAATCAGACACGTGAATATCATGACGAACTCAGTACCATCAAGCATGCCAATGTTCAGTTGGAAAAAATGGCAATAGAAGCAAAGGAAGTATTGAGTAAGACAAGGTGGAAAAATGCCATAAAATCTGTCAGTATTCGAGAGAGAAGTAAAAAGTTCTCGATGGAAATGGCTTCCAAGTTAAGTGATAAGGAAAACAGAATCATTAAAGCTGCCAAAGAAATCAATGAATTGCGTCTGCAGAAAATAGTATTGAAAGAAATGCTCCAGAAATCTAATGAGGAGTCAAGGCGAAATAGAGAAAAGAGCGAAGAGAAACTTCAAGACCTTTCCTTCCAGCTAGAGATAAAAACGAATGAAATACATAACATGTCTGTGGAGCTAGATAATAAGTCCAGACAACTTGAAGATGTGAAAAAGCATGAAGACTATCAGCAGGAGGAAATTCAAATGCTGAAATCAAATATAGAAACACTACATTTAGAAAAGCACATTGCAAAGCAGGGAGAGAGCGAACAACCTCAATGTTCGATTTCTGAAATGCAAGCAGtggaagaaagaaggaaagggaaggaaattttagaaaaagagataGCTTTTTCCAAGAGAGAAGCAGAAAAGGCACTGGAGGAGCTTACTAGAATGAGAGCTTCCAAACACGAGCAAGATACACTGATTGACAAACTGCTAGCTGAAATGGAAAACCTTAGAGCACAAATTAACGACTTAAAGAAGGAATCACAGACAGAAAAATCTGAGAAAGAAAACCTAAGAAAACAGGTACTCGATCTAAAGAGTGAACTACAAAATAAGGAGAGGTCTTCTGCCATGCCAAACATGAAGTTTGAAACTCGAGAAACTTCAGCTTTAAATCAAAACTTGGAATCAGCTCATAATGGATCTCAAATGCTTCCTCATGCCATACAGGAGCTTTCAACCTCAGAAGAGGTGACACAGTTGCTTCAG GATAACCGTTCTGTTATCACCATAACAAGTTATAAAGAAGCGAAAGTGGACCAGAACAATGTTCATGAAGCCCTCCGTGGAAG GAAAATGGACTCTGAGTCATCATATAAAGAACTGAAATCGTCAACTTCTAGTAAAAATAACGAGGACTGTTACATTGACCTCCTTACCGAAATGTCTTCTCTAAAGGAGAGGAACAAAACTATGGAAAGAGAGctgaaagaaatggaagagagATATTCAGAAATAAGTCTCAAATTTGCAGAAGTAGAAGGTGAAAGACAACAACTTGTAATGACTGTGCGAAAccttaaaaatagtaaaagaatttag